A DNA window from Brassica napus cultivar Da-Ae chromosome C1, Da-Ae, whole genome shotgun sequence contains the following coding sequences:
- the LOC106349052 gene encoding receptor-like protein kinase FERONIA encodes MEGQCRLSLASLLLLLSATSLTSAADYSPTDNFLLNCGGSSDLPDTDNRTWIPDVKSKFLSSSADSKTSPAATQDPSVPDVPYMTARIFRSPFTYSFPVAAGRKFVRLHFYPNSYDGLNATNSLFSVSLGSYTLLKNFSAAQTAQALTFSFIVKEFIVNVEGGALNVTFTPESAPSNAYAYVNGIEVTSMPDLYSSTDGSLTVVGSSGGVTIDNSTALENVYRLNVGGNDISPSDDTGLYRSWYDDQPYIFGAGLGITETADPNMTIEYPSGTPTYVAPVDVYSTARSMGPTPQINLNYNLTWIFSIDSGFSYLVRLHFCEVAPNMTKINQRVFTVYLNNQTAEPEADVAGWTGGHGIPLHKDYVVNPPDGKGQQDLWLSLHPNTKNNPEYYDAILNGVEIFKMNNSDGNLAGPNPIPGPQVTADPSKVLRPRTSQSKNHTAVVAGAASGAVVLGLIVGLCAMIAYRRRNRGENQPASDATSGWLPLSLYGNSHSGGSGKTNTTGSYASSLPSNLCRHFSFAEIKAATKNFDESRVLGVGGFGKVYRGEIDGGTTKVAIKRGNPMSEQGVHEFQTEIEMLSKLRHRHLVSLIGYCEENCEMILVYDYMAHGTMREHLYKTQNSPLPWKQRLEICIGAARGLHYLHTGAKHTIIHRDVKTTNILLDEKWVAKVSDFGLSKTGPALDHTHVSTVVKGSFGYLDPEYFRRQQLTDKSDVYSFGVVLFEALCARPALNPTLAKEQVSLAEWAPYCYKKGMLDQIVDPHLKGKITPECFKKFAETAMKCVLDQGIERPSMGDVLWNLEFALQLQESAEESGKGICSEMDMDEIKYDDDNCKGKNNSEKGCDVYEGNVTDSRSSGIDMSIGGRSLASEDSDGLTPSGVFSQIMNPKGR; translated from the coding sequence ATGGAGGGACAATGCCGTCTCTCCCTtgcgtctcttcttcttctcttatctGCAACTAGTTTAACCTCAGCTGCTGATTACTCTCCCACCGACAACTTCCTCTTGAACTGTGGTGGTTCTTCTGATCTACCCGACACAGACAACCGTACATGGATTCCCGATGTCAAATCCAAGTTCTTGTCTTCCTCCGCAGACTCCAAAACCTCTCCCGCCGCCACACAAGACCCTTCCGTCCCCGATGTCCCTTACATGACAGCTAGGATCTTCCGATCTCCCTTCACTTACTCGTTCCCCGTCGCAGCAGGTCGCAAGTTCGTGCGTCTCCACTTCTACCCCAACTCATACGACGGTCTCAACGCGACGAACTCCCTCTTCTCCGTCTCCCTCGGGTCCTACACTCTCCTCAAGAACTTCAGCGCTGCTCAGACGGCACAGGCGTTGACTTTCTCTTTCATTGTTAAGGAGTTTATAGTGAACGTTGAAGGCGGGGCATTAAACGTGACCTTCACGCCAGAGTCTGCACCTTCTAACGCCTATGCGTATGTGAACGGGATTGAGGTTACTTCAATGCCTGATCTTTACAGCAGCACAGATGGGTCTTTGACGGTTGTTGGATCTTCTGGTGGAGTCACCATCGATAACAGCACGGCTCTTGAGAATGTTTATCGACTCAATGTGGGAGGGAATGATATCTCTCCTTCTGATGATACAGGTCTGTACAGGTCTTGGTACGACGATCAGCCTTATATCTTTGGTGCGGGTCTTGGAATCACTGAGACTGCTGATCCAAACATGACCATTGAGTATCCTTCTGGGACGCCTACATATGTTGCTCCTGTGGATGTTTACTCCACTGCTAGGTCAATGGGTCCAACACCTCAGATCAATCTCAACTACAATCTCACTTGGATCTTCAGTATTGACTCCGGGTTTAGTTACCTTGTCAGGCTTCATTTCTGTGAGGTTGCTCCCAACATGACAAAGATCAACCAGAGGGTGTTTACGGTTTACCTCAACAACCAAACAGCTGAGCCTGAAGCTGATGTTGCTGGCTGGACAGGAGGACATGGGATACCATTACACAAAGATTACGTGGTgaatcctcctgatggtaaggGACAGCAAGATCTGTGGCTTTCTCTTCATCCAAACACGAAGAACAACCCTGAATACTATGATGCTATTCTTAACGGTGTTGAGATATTCAAGATGAATAACTCTGATGGTAATCTTGCTGGTCCTAATCCTATACCTGGTCCACAAGTGACTGCTGATCCATCTAAAGTCTTGCGCCCGCGTACTAGTCAGTCCAAGAACCACACGGCTGTTGTTGCAGGTGCAGCCAGTGGTGCAGTTGTTCTTGGACTTATTGTTGGTTTGTGTGCAATGATTGCTTACCGGAGACGTAACCGTGGTGAAAACCAGCCTGCAAGTGATGCAACATCAGGGTGGCTTCCACTGTCTCTGTATGGAAACTCACATTCTGGTGGTTCTGGAAAGACAAACACAACAGGAAGCTATGCCTCTTCCCTTCCTTCAAATCTTTGTCGTCACTTCTCCTTTGCTGAGATCAAAGCTGCTACTAAGAACTTCGATGAGTCCCGGGTGCTTGGTGTTGGAGGTTTCGGCAAGGTTTACAGAGGTGAGATCGATGGTGGAACTACAAAGGTAGCCATCAAGAGAGGAAACCCTATGTCTGAACAAGGAGTACACGAGTTCCAGACAGAGATTGAAATGCTTTCAAAGCTTAGACACCGTCACCTTGTGTCTTTAATTGGATACTGTGAAGAGAACTGTGAAATGATCCTAGTGTATGATTACATGGCTCATGGGACAATGAGGGAGCATCTCTACAAAACACAGAACTCTCCTCTTCCATGGAAGCAACGTCTTGAGATATGCATCGGTGCAGCTAGAGGGCTACACTATCTACACACTGGTGCAAAACACACCATCATccacagagatgtgaagacgaCAAACATTCTACTTGATGAGAAATGGGTGGCTAAGGTCTCTGACTTCGGTCTGTCAAAGACTGGTCCTGCACTTGACCACACACACGTAAGCACAGTCGTGAAAGGAAGCTTCGGTTATCTTGACCCAGAGTACTTCAGAAGGCAGCAACTGACTGATAAGTCCGATGTCTACTCCTTTGGAGTTGTTCTCTTTGAAGCCTTATGCGCACGGCCTGCATTGAACCCCACACTGGCCAAAGAACAAGTGAGCTTAGCTGAGTGGGCACCATACTGCTACAAGAAAGGCATGCTTGATCAGATCGTTGACCCTCACCTGAAGGGAAAGATCACACCTGAATGCTTCAAGAAGTTTGCTGAAACCGCGATGAAGTGTGTGCTAGACCAGGGCATTGAGAGACCGTCGATGGGAGATGTCCTGTGGAACCTGGAGTTCGCGTTGCAGCTTCAGGAAAGCGCAGAGGAGAGCGGGAAAGGAATATGCAGTGAGATGGACATGGATGAGATCAAGTACGATGATGACAACTGTAAAGGGAAGAACAACAGCGAGAAAGGTTGTGATGTGTATGAAGGGAACGTGACAGACTCGAGGAGCAGTGGAATAGACATGAGCATAGGTGGTCGGAGTTTGGCAAGTGAAGATTCAGATGGACTCACTCCAAGTGGTGTGTTTTCTCAGATCATGAATCCTAAGGGACGTTAG